From the genome of Vicia villosa cultivar HV-30 ecotype Madison, WI linkage group LG2, Vvil1.0, whole genome shotgun sequence, one region includes:
- the LOC131650376 gene encoding uncharacterized protein LOC131650376 — MASDQDSDHDSEISPSPKTKITDPTLNPRNPYYLHPGENPGATIVSPPLDDNNYHNWSKAMRRALTSKNKLSFINGRIKKPPLNDESYELWERANSMVLSWINRTLSPHIAQSTICFDSPFDLWEDLRERFTKGNHFRFSDLLREIHSIQQGDRTLSAYFTALKILWDELEDL; from the coding sequence ATGGCTTCCGATCAAGATTCCGATCACGATTCTGAAATCTCTCCATCACCCAAGACCAAAATCACCGACCCAACCCTTAATCCTAGAAACCCCTACTACCTCCATCCTGGAGAAAATCCCGGCGCTACCATCGTCTCTCCTCCTCTTGACGACAACAATTATCACAATTGGAGCAAAGCGATGCGTAGGGCTCTCACATCCAAGAACAAACTCTCCTTCATCAATGGCCGAATCAAGAAACCCCCTCTGAATGATGAAAGCTACGAACTTTGGGAACGCGCCAATAGCATGGTGCTCTCTTGGATCAATCGGACATTATCGCCTCACATCGCTCAGAGCACAATCTGTTTCGATTCCCCCTTCGATCTCTGGGAAGACCTTCGTGAAAGATTCACCAAAGGTAATCACTTTCGCTTCTCAGATCTTCTTCGTGAAATACACTCTATTCAACAGGGCGATCGCACTTTGTCTGCATATTTCACTGCCCTCAAAATCCTATGGGATGAATTAGAAGATCTTTGA